From the genome of Cognaticolwellia beringensis, one region includes:
- a CDS encoding DUF962 domain-containing protein — MKTVEEQLSNYKSVHFNKHNIITHFVGVPLIVWAITVLLSLHTFTIEIGSKTLSYTPSAIFFTIVMLYYLKLHLKLALGMLLYIAINIYLASLVSNMESALWIAIIAFVVGWIIQFIGHIYEKAKPAFLDDIMGLAIGPLFLMAEVYFALGLEKSLATDITPLAREKRRLIERTK; from the coding sequence ATGAAAACAGTTGAAGAACAATTATCTAATTACAAGAGTGTGCACTTTAATAAACACAATATAATAACCCACTTTGTAGGAGTTCCGCTCATTGTTTGGGCTATTACCGTATTGTTAAGCTTACATACCTTTACTATTGAAATAGGTAGCAAAACATTAAGTTACACACCTTCAGCAATATTTTTCACTATTGTAATGCTCTATTATTTAAAGTTACATTTGAAGCTAGCCTTAGGTATGCTGCTATATATTGCAATAAACATTTATCTTGCAAGCTTAGTGTCAAATATGGAGAGTGCATTATGGATAGCTATAATCGCATTTGTTGTCGGTTGGATTATTCAATTTATTGGTCATATTTATGAAAAAGCTAAACCCGCCTTCTTAGATGATATTATGGGCTTAGCAATTGGCCCTTTATTTTTAATGGCTGAAGTTTATTTTGCTCTGGGGTTAGAGAAAAGCCTTGCTACAGACATAACACCGTTGGCAAGAGAAAAGCGTCGTTTAATTGAACGTACAAAATAA